The following proteins are co-located in the Camelina sativa cultivar DH55 chromosome 12, Cs, whole genome shotgun sequence genome:
- the LOC104733322 gene encoding LOB domain-containing protein 32-like, which produces MNSNRCAICRALKQICDPNCIYKAYFPSNDTRFEDVQQIFGAAKVADILNRLGSEEERKIAANSLCYAAEARRRDPNSGIYGMVQHHESILNDVEQEIKFAVNELKTNVGPDQVPKFFHVPIPDDFLTTSGKMGDGHRVDDASTSAGPSATLPKNHE; this is translated from the coding sequence atgaattcCAACCGTTGTGCTATCTGTAGGgccttaaaacaaatttgtgaCCCAAATTGCATATACAAAGCATATTTTCCATCGAACGATACAAGATTTGAAGATGTTCAACAAATCTTTGGAGCTGCAAAAGTTGCAGATATCCTCAATAGGCTTGGGTCTGAAGAAGAACGTAAGATTGCTGCCAACTCTTTGTGCTATGCGGCTGAAGCTCGTAGACGTGATCCCAATTCTGGAATTTATGGGATGGTACAACACCATGAGAGTATTCTCAATGATGTTgaacaagaaatcaaatttgCAGTGAATGAGCTTAAAACCAATGTGGGACCTGATCAAGTCCCAAAATTTTTTCATGTTCCAATTCCAGATGATTTTCTTACTACATCTGGAAAGATGGGTGATGGTCATAGAGTTGATGATGCATCAACATCTGCGGGACCATCTGCAACTTTACCTAAGAATCATGAGTAA
- the LOC104731001 gene encoding uncharacterized protein At1g04910-like, with protein MKQLQPLQNLTQSQRTALVSVFVLLFPILSPSLFGPLGRASPSLFSEWNAPRPRHMRLLQGALDREISIRQQVELWSPLPDQGWKPCTQSFRGSPLPEKSQGFLQVFLDGGLNQQRMGICDAVAVAKIMNVTLVIPRLEVNPVWQDSSSFTDIFDVEHFISVLKDEVRIVRELPTQYAWSTRDYYATGIRATRIKTAPVHASAEWYLENVLPVIQSYGIAAVAPFSHRLAFDNLPESIQRLRCKVNFEALNFVPRIRELGDALVHRLRYPPSSSQTSGNMDPTDRINTIVKAGAGKFAVLHLRFDKDMAAHSGCDFEGGKAEKLALAKYRQVIWQGRVLNSQFTDEELRNKGRCPLTPEEIGLLLSALGFSNNTRLYLASHQVYGGEARISTLRKLFPGMENKKSLASAEELADVEGKASLMAAVDYYVSMKSDIFISASPGNMHNALLAHRAYLNLKTIRPNMILLGQVFVNKSLDWSEFEGAVVNGHKNRHGQLRLRKQKQSIYTYPVPDCMCKVA; from the exons ATGAAGCAATTGCAGCCATTGCAGAACCTTACTCAGTCGCAGAGGACAGCTCTCGTTAGTGTCTTCGTGCTCCTTTTCCCGATTTTGTCCCCCAGTCTCTTCGGCCCTCTTGGCCGCgcctctccttctctcttctcc GAATGGAATGCTCCAAGGCCTAGACATATGCGCTTACTCCAAGGCGCTCTTGATCGAGAAATT TCGATCAGACAACAGGTTGAGTTATGGTCTCCCTTACCAGATCAAGGTTGGAAGCCTTGCACTCAATCTTTTAGAGGATCTC CCTTACCGGAGAAGTCTCAAGGGTTTCTTCAGGTGTTCCTTGACGGTGGACTAAATCAACAAAGGATGGGG ATATGTGATGCTGTTGCTGTTGCCAAGATTATGAACGTTACACTTGTGATTCCACGCCTTGAAGTGAATCCTGTTTGGCAAGATTCAAG CTCCTTCACAGATATATTTGATGTGGAGCACTTTATAAGTGTCCTTAAGGACGAGGTGCGGATTGTAAGAGAGCTTCCAACACAGTATGCCTGGAGCACGCGTGATTATTATGCCACAGGTATTCGAGCTACTAGAATTAAGACTGCTCCTGTTCACGCTTCCGCAGAGTGGTATTTGGAAAATGTCTTACCTGTTATTCAAAG TTATGGTATTGCTGCGGTTGCCCCATTCTCTCACCGTTTGGCATTTGACAATTTGCCTGAAAGTATACAGCGGTTACGGTGTAAAGTAAATTTTGAAGCATTAAACTTTGTTCCTCGTATTCGGGAGCTAGGGGACGCTCTTGTGCATCGACTAAGATATCCTCCTTCCAGCTctcaaacatcaggaaacatggATCCAACAGACAGAATAAACACCATTGTAAAAGCTGGAGCTGGAAAGTTTGCCGTGCTTCATCTTCGTTTTGATAAA GATATGGCTGCTCATTCAGGCTGTGACTTCGAAGGTGGCAAAGCAGAGAAACTGGCGCTGGCAAAATATCGCCAGGTGATTTGGCAAGGACGGGTCTTAAATTCACAGTTCACAGATGAGGAGCTAAGAAACAAAGGGCGGTGCCCATTGACACCAGAAGAGATTGGTTTACTGCTTTCAGCGTTGGGTTTCAGTAACAACACCCGTCTCTATCTAGCTTCACACCAGGTTTACGGAGGAGAAGCAAGAATCTCGACATTGCGTAAACTGTTCCCTGGGATGGAAAACAAGAAAAGCCTAGCCTCTGCGGAGGAATTGGCTGATGTAGAAGGGAAAGCTTCTCTTATGGCTGCAGTCGATTATTACGTGAGTATGAAGAGCGATATCTTCATCTCTGCATCTCCTGGGAATATGCACAATGCATTGCTGGCGCATAGAGCCTACTTGAATCTCAAAACCATAAGACCAAACATGATACTGTTAGGACAGGTTTTCGTGAACAAGAGCTTAGATTGGTCTGAGTTTGAAGGAGCAGTAGTGAATGGTCACAAGAACAGGCATGGCCAGCTTCGTCTACGCAAGCAGAAGCAGTCTATTTACACTTATCCAGTTCCTGATTGCATGTGTAAAGTAGCTTAG